A genomic segment from Gaiellales bacterium encodes:
- a CDS encoding helix-turn-helix transcriptional regulator, with protein MGVDLDELRRLRRTRDRMDREYAKPLDVAVLARTALMSEGHFSRRFREAYSETPYSYLMTRRIERAKALLRKGDMSVTDVCFAVGCTSLGSFSSRFTELVGETPSAYRARDHDEFRVVAPCQMMVVTRPRKHGGPRPVDEISFGEASSASRA; from the coding sequence ATGGGCGTCGACCTCGACGAGCTGCGCCGGCTGCGCCGGACCCGAGACCGGATGGATCGCGAGTACGCAAAGCCGCTCGACGTCGCGGTGCTCGCGCGCACTGCGCTCATGTCGGAAGGGCACTTCAGCCGCCGGTTCCGCGAGGCGTACTCCGAGACGCCCTACTCGTACCTCATGACCCGCCGGATCGAGCGGGCCAAGGCGCTGCTGCGAAAGGGCGACATGAGCGTGACCGACGTGTGCTTCGCGGTCGGCTGCACGAGCCTCGGCTCGTTCTCGTCCCGCTTCACCGAGCTCGTCGGCGAGACGCCCTCGGCCTACCGGGCCCGCGACCACGACGAGTTCCGGGTCGTCGCGCCGTGCCAGATGATGGTCGTCACGCGGCCGCGCAAGCATGGTGGGCCGCGGCCCGTCGACGAGATCAGTTTCGGAGAAGCGTCATCCGCGAGCCGCGCGTAG
- a CDS encoding UvrD-helicase domain-containing protein encodes MSAAGAATNSRLDALNPQQREAVVHTDGPMLVVAGAGSGKTRVLTHRVAHLIDSGSAAPSEILAITFTNRAANEMKERVQGLVGGRTAARMWVMTFHAACGRLLRRDAERLGYRSSFTIYDQADQVRLVKACIEELELDPKRFAPRAVHSAISRAKDRLLTAEGYGDQVGNFFEQTVASVYALYQRRLYAANAMDFDDMILQAVLLLEADEEARAAWQERFSHIMVDEYQDTNHAQFRLLSVLAAKHRNIAVVGDPDQSIYAFRGADIRNIAEFEHDFPGARVVALEQNYRSTQAILDAANAVISRNPDRRPKKLWSDLGRGLPVRVIEAEDEHAEARFVAGEITKALDEGAGPADIAVFYRMNAQSRVLEDVLVRQGVGYRVVGGPRFYERAEIKDAIAYLQVIHNPADEVSLRRIVNQPRRGIGTASLDRLAAHAAQMNWTLLEAIDHSSAVPLGTAAAARVREFAALIEDLREVASTASPAELLEQVLEQTGYRAMLEAERTFESQGRMENLDELVGVAREFADRGEEDASLATFLQEISLYSDSDALNEPRPEVTLMTIHNAKGLEFPIVFVIGLEEGLFPHQRSLDEGDEAEERRLCYVGMTRAQQSLVLTHAHSRTIFGMRGYNLPSRFLSELPADEIERERRAPAWQAPPMPAGMRQPEQPVPTLSIGDEVRHATLGEGTVIGIDRDVVAVRFREDGSERRLMLGYAPLERI; translated from the coding sequence GTGAGCGCGGCGGGCGCCGCCACCAACTCCCGGCTCGACGCGCTCAACCCCCAGCAGCGCGAGGCAGTCGTGCACACCGATGGACCGATGCTGGTGGTCGCCGGCGCCGGGTCGGGCAAGACCCGTGTGCTCACGCACCGGGTCGCCCACCTGATCGACTCCGGCTCCGCGGCCCCGAGCGAGATCCTCGCGATTACGTTCACGAACCGGGCCGCGAACGAGATGAAGGAGCGTGTGCAGGGGCTGGTCGGGGGCCGCACGGCCGCCCGGATGTGGGTCATGACGTTCCACGCCGCCTGCGGCCGCCTGCTCCGCCGCGACGCCGAGCGGCTCGGCTACCGGTCGAGCTTCACGATCTACGACCAGGCCGACCAGGTGCGGCTCGTGAAGGCGTGCATCGAGGAGCTGGAGCTCGACCCGAAGCGGTTCGCGCCGCGCGCCGTCCACTCGGCCATCTCGCGTGCCAAGGACAGGCTCCTGACCGCCGAGGGCTACGGCGACCAGGTCGGCAACTTCTTCGAGCAGACGGTCGCGAGCGTGTATGCGCTCTACCAGCGGCGGCTCTACGCCGCGAACGCGATGGACTTCGACGACATGATCCTCCAGGCGGTGCTGCTGCTCGAGGCCGACGAGGAGGCGCGGGCCGCCTGGCAGGAGCGGTTCAGCCACATCATGGTCGACGAGTACCAGGACACGAACCACGCCCAGTTCCGGCTGCTCTCCGTCCTCGCCGCCAAGCACCGCAACATCGCCGTGGTCGGCGATCCCGACCAGTCGATCTACGCGTTCCGCGGCGCCGACATCCGCAACATCGCGGAGTTCGAGCACGACTTCCCCGGCGCGCGCGTCGTCGCGCTCGAGCAGAACTACCGCTCGACGCAGGCGATCCTCGACGCCGCCAACGCGGTGATCTCCCGCAACCCCGACCGGCGGCCGAAGAAGCTCTGGTCCGACCTCGGCCGCGGGCTGCCGGTGCGCGTCATCGAGGCCGAAGACGAGCACGCCGAGGCCCGCTTCGTCGCCGGCGAGATCACCAAGGCGCTCGACGAGGGCGCCGGCCCGGCCGACATCGCCGTTTTCTACCGGATGAACGCGCAGTCGCGCGTGCTGGAGGACGTGCTCGTCCGCCAGGGCGTCGGCTACCGCGTCGTCGGCGGGCCGCGGTTCTACGAGCGGGCCGAGATCAAGGATGCGATCGCCTATCTCCAGGTGATCCACAACCCAGCCGACGAGGTGTCGCTGCGCCGGATCGTGAACCAGCCGCGGCGCGGGATCGGCACAGCGTCGCTCGATCGCCTGGCGGCGCACGCCGCCCAGATGAACTGGACGCTGCTCGAGGCGATCGACCATTCGAGCGCGGTTCCGCTGGGCACGGCCGCCGCGGCCCGCGTGCGGGAGTTCGCCGCGCTGATCGAGGACCTGCGCGAGGTGGCGTCGACGGCGTCGCCGGCGGAGCTCCTGGAGCAGGTGCTCGAGCAGACCGGCTACCGGGCGATGCTGGAGGCCGAGCGCACGTTCGAGTCGCAGGGCCGGATGGAGAACCTGGACGAGCTCGTCGGTGTCGCCCGCGAGTTCGCCGACCGCGGGGAGGAGGACGCGTCGCTGGCGACGTTCCTGCAGGAGATCTCGCTCTACTCCGACTCGGACGCGCTCAACGAGCCGCGGCCCGAGGTGACGCTGATGACGATCCACAACGCGAAGGGGCTCGAGTTCCCGATCGTGTTCGTGATCGGCCTGGAGGAGGGGCTCTTCCCGCACCAGCGCTCGCTGGACGAGGGCGACGAGGCCGAGGAACGGCGGCTCTGCTACGTCGGCATGACCCGGGCGCAGCAGTCGCTCGTGTTGACGCATGCCCACAGCCGCACCATCTTCGGCATGCGCGGCTACAACCTGCCGTCGCGCTTCCTGAGCGAGCTGCCCGCCGACGAGATCGAGCGCGAGCGCCGCGCACCAGCCTGGCAGGCGCCGCCGATGCCGGCCGGGATGCGACAGCCGGAGCAGCCCGTGCCGACCCTGTCGATCGGCGACGAGGTGCGGCACGCGACGCTCGGCGAGGGCACGGTGATCGGCATCGACCGCGACGTCGTCGCAGTGCGCTTCCGCGAGGACGGCTCCGAGCGCCGGCTCATGCTCGGCTACGCGCCGCTCGAGCGGATCTAG
- a CDS encoding VOC family protein, protein MTTSISTVHILVDDPDAALAFYRDTLGLSVKFQVDQGGFRWITLVSESQPEIGIVLSQPHAGRSQEDGDAIAAQLAKGELYPVHFRVDDLDESFAKIAETPGVEVLSEPASQPWGVRDAAVRDPAGNRLRIEQA, encoded by the coding sequence ATGACCACCTCAATCAGCACAGTTCACATCCTCGTCGACGATCCCGACGCAGCGCTCGCGTTCTACCGCGACACGCTCGGCCTGAGCGTAAAGTTCCAGGTCGACCAGGGCGGCTTCCGCTGGATCACCCTCGTCTCCGAGAGCCAGCCCGAGATCGGCATCGTGCTCTCGCAGCCGCATGCCGGCCGCTCGCAGGAGGACGGCGATGCGATCGCCGCCCAGCTGGCCAAGGGCGAGCTCTACCCGGTGCACTTCCGGGTCGACGACCTCGACGAGTCGTTCGCGAAGATCGCCGAGACCCCCGGCGTCGAGGTGCTCTCGGAGCCGGCGAGCCAGCCCTGGGGCGTCCGCGACGCGGCCGTGCGCGATCCGGCGGGGAATCGGCTGCGGATCGAGCAGGCGTAA
- a CDS encoding HipA domain-containing protein: protein MPSPVETYVQIGGTDVFAGRLWAHRRGQVESATFRYAPEYLAHRDAYELDPQLPLVDGPLQTGLGRKIFGAFADCAPARWGRRLVQRAERQRAAGEGAGARSFGEVDYVLGVRDDLRQGALRFRDPESLEFLATEHSGVPHLLELPRLLNAADHLERDDPTADDVRTLLRAGSSLGGARPKAHVISQDGRIAIAKFPSPTNDEWDVIRWEAVALELASRCGIRVPTWDLHVVDGKAVLVVGRFDRQGAHRIAYASALTMLEATDGDAASYLDIADAIERQSPDTTADLRELWRRIAFSVLVSNTDDHLRNHGFLRVSTAGWTLAPAFDLNPDPRPGTKHLSTAIGSDTTAAIGPLLEVAEFFRLRADEARTILSETAEATRGWRSVAEGLGLNRLAIADMAPAFEHEQARAARALPAGKVSP from the coding sequence ATGCCTAGCCCGGTCGAGACCTACGTCCAGATCGGCGGCACTGACGTTTTCGCCGGGAGGCTGTGGGCGCACCGACGCGGTCAGGTCGAATCTGCGACATTCCGCTACGCGCCGGAGTATCTGGCCCACCGCGACGCGTACGAACTCGATCCACAGCTTCCCCTCGTCGACGGCCCCCTACAGACGGGTCTAGGTAGGAAGATCTTCGGGGCGTTCGCGGACTGCGCCCCAGCCAGATGGGGGCGTCGCCTTGTTCAGAGGGCCGAGCGACAGCGTGCGGCGGGTGAGGGAGCGGGCGCCCGAAGCTTTGGAGAGGTGGACTACGTGCTTGGCGTCCGGGATGACCTGCGCCAGGGAGCTCTGCGTTTCCGCGATCCGGAATCCCTCGAGTTCCTGGCTACGGAACACTCGGGTGTTCCCCACCTGCTGGAACTGCCGCGACTCCTGAACGCGGCGGACCATCTCGAGAGAGACGATCCGACCGCGGATGACGTCCGAACGCTGCTGCGCGCCGGGAGCTCTCTGGGTGGTGCCCGTCCTAAGGCGCACGTGATCAGTCAGGACGGGAGAATCGCGATCGCGAAGTTTCCCAGCCCGACAAATGACGAGTGGGATGTCATCCGTTGGGAGGCGGTTGCGCTTGAACTCGCGTCACGCTGCGGGATCAGGGTGCCAACTTGGGATCTCCACGTTGTGGATGGCAAGGCGGTGCTCGTCGTAGGTCGCTTCGACCGGCAGGGGGCTCACCGAATCGCGTACGCGAGTGCCCTGACGATGCTCGAAGCAACCGACGGTGACGCGGCGAGCTACCTCGACATTGCCGATGCCATCGAGCGACAGTCACCGGACACGACAGCCGATCTGCGGGAGTTGTGGCGGCGGATCGCCTTTTCAGTCCTCGTGTCCAATACGGACGATCACCTGCGAAATCATGGCTTCCTGCGCGTGAGCACGGCCGGTTGGACGCTAGCGCCCGCGTTTGATCTCAATCCGGACCCTCGCCCGGGCACCAAGCACCTTTCAACGGCGATCGGATCGGACACGACGGCTGCGATCGGCCCGTTGTTGGAGGTCGCTGAGTTCTTTCGGCTTCGCGCTGACGAGGCACGCACGATTCTCAGCGAGACTGCAGAGGCTACGAGGGGATGGCGATCGGTCGCCGAGGGACTGGGCCTCAACAGACTGGCAATCGCCGATATGGCCCCTGCGTTCGAGCACGAGCAGGCTAGGGCGGCGCGTGCGCTCCCGGCCGGCAAGGTCAGCCCCTAA